In a single window of the Xylanimonas protaetiae genome:
- a CDS encoding SGNH/GDSL hydrolase family protein: protein MSAGLEPLEYANLAIRGRLLHQIIDEQVDVAIDAKADLVSLIGGGNDILRPGVDVDEISEALEGAVARLRAAGADVLLGAGFKAGGALSFTRGRTGTYNANVWTIAQRHGASVLDLWGMRSLFDLRLWAEDRLHLTPEGHRRVMNAALVGLHLPPEDAGYDVPLPPAPPVPLTAKAKADAEWAREHVVPWVRRRLTHTSSGDGRAPKWPQPVRWPETRD from the coding sequence GTGAGCGCCGGGCTGGAGCCGCTGGAGTACGCCAACCTGGCCATCCGCGGGCGGCTGCTGCACCAGATCATCGACGAGCAGGTGGACGTCGCGATCGACGCGAAGGCCGACCTGGTCTCCCTGATCGGCGGCGGCAACGACATCCTGCGCCCCGGCGTCGACGTCGACGAGATCTCGGAGGCGCTCGAGGGCGCCGTCGCGCGGCTGCGTGCCGCGGGGGCGGACGTGCTGCTGGGCGCCGGCTTCAAGGCCGGCGGGGCGCTCAGCTTCACACGCGGCCGCACCGGCACCTACAACGCGAACGTGTGGACGATCGCGCAGCGGCACGGTGCGTCCGTGCTGGACCTGTGGGGCATGCGGTCGCTCTTCGACCTGCGCCTGTGGGCCGAGGACCGCCTGCACCTGACCCCCGAGGGGCACCGCCGCGTCATGAACGCGGCCCTCGTCGGGCTGCACCTGCCGCCCGAGGACGCCGGCTACGACGTGCCCCTGCCGCCCGCGCCGCCCGTGCCGCTCACGGCCAAGGCCAAGGCCGACGCCGAATGGGCCCGCGAGCACGTGGTGCCGTGGGTCAGGCGCCGCCTCACGCACACCTCCAGCGGCGACGGCCGCGCCCCGAAGTGGCCGCAGCCGGTGCGCTGGCCCGAGACGCGTGACTAG
- a CDS encoding NYN domain-containing protein: protein MSQRKTYLLVDGENIDATLGMNVLGRRPNPDERPRWDRITAFAASVWGQDVVPLFFLNASSGQMPMPFVQALLAMGYRPIPLSGSGTEKVVDVGIQRTLDALADRDGDVLLASHDGDFLPQIETLLGSDRKVGLLAFREFVNAKFAELGARGLETFDLEGDANAFTTLLPRVRIIPLEEFDPLRYL, encoded by the coding sequence ATGTCCCAGCGCAAGACGTACCTGCTCGTCGACGGGGAGAACATCGACGCCACCCTTGGCATGAACGTGCTGGGCCGTCGCCCGAACCCGGACGAGCGCCCGCGCTGGGACCGCATCACGGCGTTCGCGGCGTCGGTGTGGGGGCAGGACGTCGTCCCGCTGTTCTTCCTCAACGCCTCCAGCGGCCAGATGCCGATGCCGTTCGTGCAGGCGCTGCTCGCGATGGGGTACCGGCCGATCCCGCTGTCCGGGTCGGGCACGGAGAAGGTCGTCGACGTCGGTATCCAGCGCACGCTCGACGCGCTCGCCGACCGCGACGGCGACGTGCTGCTGGCCAGCCACGACGGCGACTTCCTGCCGCAGATCGAGACCCTGCTCGGCAGCGACCGCAAGGTGGGCCTCCTCGCGTTCCGCGAGTTCGTCAACGCGAAGTTCGCGGAGCTGGGCGCGCGCGGGCTGGAGACGTTCGACCTCGAGGGCGACGCGAACGCCTTCACCACGCTGCTGCCGCGCGTCCGGATCATCCCGCTCGAGGAGTTCGACCCGCTGCGCTACCTCTGA
- a CDS encoding DUF3263 domain-containing protein: protein MSEMLHAVEAAAPVVPGLSERDREILAFERQWWKYAGAKEQAVRELFDLSATRYYQVLNALIDTPEALAADPMLVKRLRRLRATRQRARSARRLSDGGA from the coding sequence ATGAGTGAGATGCTGCACGCGGTGGAGGCTGCCGCGCCGGTCGTCCCGGGGCTCTCCGAGCGGGACCGCGAGATCCTCGCCTTCGAGCGGCAGTGGTGGAAGTACGCCGGCGCCAAGGAACAGGCGGTGCGCGAGCTGTTCGACCTGTCGGCCACGCGCTACTACCAGGTGCTCAACGCCCTCATCGACACCCCGGAGGCGCTCGCCGCCGACCCGATGCTCGTCAAGCGCCTGCGGCGCCTGCGCGCCACGCGGCAGCGGGCACGTTCTGCGCGGCGGCTGTCCGACGGTGGCGCCTGA
- a CDS encoding LytR C-terminal domain-containing protein — translation MSRSQYPYPPDEFDVRSPDDSPVGVHRAPRSTWSGLWPFLLVAVIAVAVAVGGVMFLSRDNGTADDAGGATDTNATAPAEDGTADAPADGTDAPADGASPPADTTSPPAADPAADLTTLLAAANLDAHVRVLNDSGISGEAARGKTALDGKGFTQVEAGNPPAGFTSPATTSVWFAEGKDDTAKAVAAALGIPAGNVSQQAIREGDVIVIIKSALTPAG, via the coding sequence GTGAGCCGCAGCCAGTACCCGTACCCGCCCGACGAGTTCGACGTCCGCAGCCCCGACGACTCGCCCGTGGGCGTGCACCGCGCGCCGCGCAGCACGTGGAGCGGGCTCTGGCCGTTCCTGCTCGTCGCGGTGATCGCCGTGGCCGTCGCCGTCGGTGGCGTCATGTTCCTCTCGCGCGACAACGGCACGGCCGACGACGCGGGCGGCGCCACGGACACCAACGCGACGGCGCCTGCCGAGGACGGCACGGCCGACGCCCCCGCGGACGGGACCGACGCCCCGGCCGACGGCGCCTCGCCGCCCGCGGACACGACCTCCCCGCCCGCCGCCGACCCGGCCGCGGACCTCACGACCCTGCTCGCCGCGGCGAACCTCGACGCCCACGTGCGCGTGCTCAACGACTCCGGCATCTCGGGCGAGGCCGCCCGGGGCAAGACGGCGCTCGACGGGAAGGGCTTCACGCAGGTCGAGGCCGGCAACCCGCCGGCCGGCTTCACCAGCCCCGCGACCACGAGCGTCTGGTTCGCCGAGGGCAAGGACGACACGGCCAAGGCCGTGGCCGCGGCGCTGGGCATCCCGGCGGGGAACGTGTCCCAGCAGGCCATCCGCGAGGGCGACGTCATCGTCATCATCAAGTCGGCGCTCACCCCGGCCGGCTGA
- a CDS encoding response regulator transcription factor has translation MSTPEARLVVVDDEPNIRELLSTSLRFAGFEVHAAADGRGALQLVRDLEPDLVVLDVMLPDMDGFTVTRRMRETGRHTPVVFLTAKDDTQDKVQGLTVGGDDYVTKPFSLEEVVARIRAVLRRTTAGVPEDDALLRVGDLELDEDSHEVRRAGIEVELSPTEFKLLRYLMLNAGRVLSKAQILDHVWQYDWGGDANIVESYISYLRRKIDTLQVPDDGEALPPLIHTKRGIGYLLRAPQVAR, from the coding sequence ATGAGCACCCCTGAGGCACGCCTCGTCGTCGTCGACGACGAGCCGAACATCCGCGAGCTGTTGTCCACGTCCCTGCGCTTCGCGGGCTTCGAGGTCCACGCCGCAGCCGACGGCCGCGGCGCGCTCCAGCTGGTGCGCGACCTCGAGCCCGACCTCGTGGTGCTCGACGTCATGCTCCCCGACATGGACGGCTTCACGGTCACGCGCCGCATGCGCGAGACGGGCCGCCACACGCCCGTGGTGTTCCTGACGGCGAAGGACGACACGCAGGACAAGGTGCAGGGCCTCACGGTGGGCGGCGACGACTACGTCACCAAGCCGTTCAGCCTCGAGGAGGTCGTGGCCCGCATCCGCGCGGTGCTGCGCCGCACCACGGCGGGCGTCCCGGAGGACGACGCCCTGCTGCGCGTGGGCGACCTCGAGCTCGACGAGGACTCGCACGAGGTGCGCCGCGCCGGCATCGAGGTGGAGCTCTCCCCCACCGAGTTCAAGCTGCTGCGCTACCTCATGCTCAACGCCGGCCGCGTGCTGTCGAAGGCGCAGATCCTCGACCACGTGTGGCAGTACGACTGGGGCGGCGACGCGAACATCGTCGAGTCCTACATCTCGTACCTGCGCCGCAAGATCGACACGCTCCAGGTGCCCGACGACGGGGAGGCGCTGCCGCCGCTGATCCACACCAAGCGCGGCATCGGCTACCTCCTGCGCGCGCCGCAGGTGGCCCGCTGA
- a CDS encoding DsbA family protein, with amino-acid sequence MSTSPNQSKAQRREAARAQALALKKKQEAADRRARLITMSVLGVVLVALVAIVAWLFIRDHNNNAADAVDENLPLSEVVDVPGTAGDDAGILIAQDRSAGGTANPDVPTVGIYFDYMCPICGQFETVNKDALEAFLADGTANVQLFPVSILDRVSQGTAYSTRAASAAAWVADRAPARFLDFHEALFANEPEEQTAGHTNAEIADLARQAGVPDDVAAGIESGEARRTFGQWVTSATQAATNNDALANAQGGFGTPTITIDGVRWDGDWRVAGALAQAVADATK; translated from the coding sequence ATGTCGACCAGCCCGAACCAGTCCAAGGCTCAGCGCCGGGAGGCCGCCCGCGCGCAGGCGCTGGCGCTCAAGAAGAAGCAGGAGGCGGCCGACAGGCGCGCCCGCCTGATCACCATGAGCGTGCTCGGCGTCGTCCTCGTCGCGCTCGTCGCGATCGTCGCGTGGCTGTTCATCCGCGACCACAACAACAACGCCGCCGACGCCGTCGACGAGAACCTCCCGCTGTCGGAGGTCGTCGACGTCCCGGGCACGGCGGGCGACGACGCCGGCATCCTGATCGCCCAGGACCGCTCCGCGGGCGGCACCGCCAACCCCGACGTGCCGACGGTGGGCATCTACTTCGACTACATGTGCCCGATCTGCGGCCAGTTCGAGACGGTCAACAAGGACGCGCTCGAGGCCTTCCTGGCGGACGGCACGGCCAACGTCCAGCTCTTCCCGGTCTCGATCCTCGACCGCGTCTCCCAGGGCACGGCGTACTCGACGCGCGCCGCGTCGGCCGCCGCCTGGGTGGCCGACCGCGCCCCCGCCCGCTTCCTCGACTTCCACGAGGCGCTCTTCGCCAACGAGCCCGAGGAGCAGACCGCCGGCCACACCAACGCGGAGATCGCGGACCTGGCCCGCCAGGCGGGCGTCCCCGACGACGTCGCCGCCGGCATCGAGTCGGGCGAGGCGCGCCGCACGTTCGGGCAGTGGGTCACCTCGGCCACGCAGGCCGCGACGAACAACGACGCCCTGGCCAACGCGCAGGGCGGCTTCGGCACGCCGACGATCACGATCGACGGCGTCCGCTGGGACGGCGACTGGAGAGTCGCGGGCGCCCTCGCGCAGGCCGTCGCGGACGCGACGAAGTGA
- the groL gene encoding chaperonin GroEL (60 kDa chaperone family; promotes refolding of misfolded polypeptides especially under stressful conditions; forms two stacked rings of heptamers to form a barrel-shaped 14mer; ends can be capped by GroES; misfolded proteins enter the barrel where they are refolded when GroES binds) has protein sequence MAKIIAFDEEARRGMERGLNALADTVKVTLGPKGRNVVLDKKWGAPTITNDGVSIAKEIELEDPFEKIGAELVKEVAKKTDDVAGDGTTTATVLAQALVKEGLRVVAAGANPIAVKRGIEKAVEAVTEQLLNAAKEIETKDEIAATAAISAGDPAIGELIAEALDKVGKEGVITVEESNSFGLELELTEGMRFDKGFLARYFETDPERQEAVLEDAYVLLVESKISNVKDMLPILDQVMKQGRSLLIIAEDVEGEALATLVLNKIRGTFKSVAVKAPGFGDRRKAMLQDIAILTGGQVITETVGLKLENATLDLLGQARKVVVTKDETTIVEGSGDADLIAGRVNQIRGEIEKSDSDYDREKLQERLAKLAGGVAVIKAGAATEVELKERKHRIEDAVRNAKAAVEEGIVAGGGVALIQAGAAAFEKLELEGDEATGAQIVAAAISAPLKQIAINAGLEGGVVAEKVRSLPTNSGLNAATGVYEDLLAAGVNDPVKVTRSALQNAASIAALFLTTEAVVADKPEKAAAPAGGGDMGGMDF, from the coding sequence ATGGCCAAGATCATTGCTTTCGACGAGGAGGCTCGTCGTGGCATGGAGCGCGGTCTCAACGCGCTCGCCGACACCGTCAAGGTGACCCTCGGCCCGAAGGGCCGCAACGTCGTGCTCGACAAGAAGTGGGGCGCCCCGACGATCACGAACGACGGCGTCTCCATCGCCAAGGAGATCGAGCTCGAGGACCCGTTCGAGAAGATCGGCGCCGAGCTCGTCAAGGAGGTCGCCAAGAAGACGGACGACGTCGCCGGTGACGGCACGACGACCGCCACGGTGCTCGCCCAGGCCCTGGTCAAGGAGGGCCTGCGTGTCGTGGCCGCCGGCGCCAACCCGATCGCCGTCAAGCGCGGCATCGAGAAGGCCGTCGAGGCCGTGACCGAGCAGCTGCTCAACGCCGCCAAGGAGATCGAGACCAAGGACGAGATCGCCGCCACGGCCGCCATCTCGGCCGGCGACCCCGCCATCGGCGAGCTCATCGCCGAGGCGCTCGACAAGGTCGGCAAGGAGGGCGTCATCACGGTCGAGGAGTCGAACTCCTTCGGCCTGGAGCTCGAGCTCACCGAGGGCATGCGCTTCGACAAGGGCTTCCTCGCCCGCTACTTCGAGACGGACCCGGAGCGCCAGGAGGCCGTCCTCGAGGACGCGTACGTCCTGCTCGTCGAGTCGAAGATCTCGAACGTCAAGGACATGCTGCCGATCCTCGACCAGGTCATGAAGCAGGGTCGTTCGCTGCTCATCATCGCCGAGGACGTCGAGGGCGAGGCCCTGGCCACGCTCGTGCTGAACAAGATCCGCGGCACCTTCAAGTCCGTCGCCGTCAAGGCCCCGGGCTTCGGCGACCGCCGCAAGGCCATGCTCCAGGACATCGCGATCCTCACCGGCGGCCAGGTCATCACCGAGACGGTGGGCCTCAAGCTCGAGAACGCGACGCTCGACCTGCTCGGCCAGGCCCGCAAGGTCGTCGTCACCAAGGACGAGACCACGATCGTCGAGGGTTCCGGCGACGCCGACCTCATCGCCGGTCGCGTGAACCAGATCCGTGGCGAGATCGAGAAGTCGGACTCCGACTACGACCGCGAGAAGCTCCAGGAGCGCCTCGCCAAGCTGGCCGGCGGCGTGGCCGTCATCAAGGCCGGCGCGGCCACCGAGGTGGAGCTCAAGGAGCGCAAGCACCGCATCGAGGACGCCGTCCGCAACGCCAAGGCCGCGGTCGAGGAGGGCATCGTCGCCGGTGGTGGCGTCGCCCTCATCCAGGCTGGTGCCGCCGCGTTCGAGAAGCTCGAGCTCGAGGGTGACGAGGCGACGGGTGCCCAGATCGTGGCCGCCGCCATCTCGGCCCCGCTCAAGCAGATCGCCATCAACGCCGGCCTCGAGGGCGGCGTCGTGGCGGAGAAGGTCCGCAGCCTCCCGACGAACTCGGGCCTCAACGCCGCCACCGGCGTGTACGAGGACCTGCTGGCCGCGGGCGTCAACGACCCGGTCAAGGTGACCCGCTCGGCGCTCCAGAACGCCGCGTCGATCGCCGCGCTGTTCCTCACCACCGAGGCCGTCGTGGCCGACAAGCCGGAGAAGGCCGCTGCGCCGGCCGGCGGTGGCGACATGGGCGGCATGGACTTCTGA
- a CDS encoding HD domain-containing protein, with the protein MGVNWHDAPQWFRSSFARAARGVGATATDDELADTAEGLVARWSGEDRHYHNLKHLATTLHRVEELSQETHDANLVRLAAWYHGAVFASDSKSTYELKGGEQTPASAELARKELTALGVPAERADRVAALVDSLLRHQPPADDADAQVLNDADLSMLATEPQYYKVYCAAVRDEYGHIPRADFVRARIRILERILQRGPIFSTPQAQSWEAPARQNVEAELARLQKEQAKLDA; encoded by the coding sequence ATGGGCGTCAACTGGCATGACGCACCGCAGTGGTTCCGCTCCTCGTTCGCCCGCGCCGCCCGCGGCGTCGGGGCGACCGCGACCGACGACGAGCTCGCCGACACGGCCGAGGGTCTCGTCGCCCGCTGGTCCGGTGAGGACCGTCACTACCACAACCTCAAGCACCTGGCCACGACGCTGCACCGCGTCGAGGAGCTGTCGCAGGAGACGCACGACGCCAACCTCGTCCGGCTCGCGGCCTGGTACCACGGGGCGGTCTTCGCGTCCGACTCCAAGTCGACGTACGAGCTCAAGGGCGGGGAGCAGACGCCCGCGTCCGCGGAGCTGGCCCGCAAGGAGCTGACCGCCCTGGGCGTGCCTGCCGAGCGCGCCGACCGCGTGGCCGCGCTGGTCGACTCCCTCCTGCGGCACCAGCCCCCGGCCGACGACGCCGACGCGCAGGTGCTGAACGACGCCGACCTGTCGATGCTCGCCACCGAGCCGCAGTACTACAAGGTGTACTGCGCCGCCGTGCGCGACGAGTACGGGCACATCCCCCGTGCCGACTTCGTCCGGGCGCGCATCCGCATCCTGGAGCGCATCCTGCAGCGCGGCCCGATCTTCTCGACCCCGCAGGCCCAGTCCTGGGAGGCCCCGGCCCGCCAGAACGTCGAGGCCGAGCTGGCCCGCCTCCAGAAGGAGCAGGCGAAGCTCGACGCCTGA
- a CDS encoding uracil-DNA glycosylase — protein MTTPPPLAETIDPGWAAALADVEPQVHAMGDFLRAEITAGRGYLPAGADVLHAFRRPFADVRVLVVGQDPYPTPGHPMGLSFSVQPDVRPVPRSLANIYTELMSDVGAPPPSNGDLRPWADQGVMLLNRVLTVAPGAAGSHRGKGWEAVTEAAIRALVARGGPLVAILWGRDAASLKPWLGPVPYVESAHPSPLSAHRGFFGSRPFSRVNALLAAQDGAPVDWRLP, from the coding sequence GTGACGACGCCGCCGCCCCTCGCCGAGACCATCGACCCCGGGTGGGCCGCCGCCCTCGCCGACGTCGAGCCGCAGGTCCACGCCATGGGCGACTTCCTGCGCGCCGAGATCACCGCCGGGCGCGGCTACCTGCCCGCCGGGGCCGACGTGCTGCACGCGTTCCGGCGGCCGTTCGCCGACGTGCGCGTCCTCGTCGTCGGCCAGGACCCGTACCCCACTCCCGGCCACCCCATGGGGCTGTCGTTCTCGGTGCAGCCGGACGTGCGGCCCGTGCCGCGCTCGCTCGCGAACATCTACACGGAGCTCATGAGCGACGTCGGGGCGCCGCCGCCGTCGAACGGCGACCTGCGCCCCTGGGCCGACCAGGGGGTCATGCTGCTCAACAGGGTGCTCACCGTCGCGCCGGGGGCGGCGGGCTCGCACCGCGGCAAGGGCTGGGAGGCCGTGACCGAGGCCGCCATCCGGGCGCTCGTGGCGCGCGGCGGTCCGCTCGTCGCGATCCTGTGGGGCCGTGACGCGGCCTCGCTCAAGCCGTGGCTCGGCCCGGTGCCGTACGTCGAGAGCGCACACCCGAGCCCGTTGTCCGCGCACCGCGGGTTCTTCGGCAGCCGCCCGTTCTCGCGGGTCAACGCCCTGCTGGCGGCCCAGGACGGCGCGCCCGTGGACTGGCGCCTGCCGTAG
- a CDS encoding sensor histidine kinase, with translation MSTPGAATAHAPASTPASTPVDDLEAAVSSTADPDDDPTPPHVLRRVSAWFDALPLRTRLVAIIAVLLAAGLGATGAVTQAFVSHALVQQVDDQLVRTASSSGPLAQTIRNSAAGPGEFYVLLRFSAGGSQRLAWEPTISLNGEPTIPVMSADEVADHGLEPFTVPSRGGTHPTEWRVVAQNVSLGGPLLDGIAFIALPLSSVHQASGILARTLFAAGAGIILLGAGAAWVLVRRSLRPLREIETTAAAIAAGDYTRRVPAAEPTTEVGSLGTSLNAMLAQIERAFADRDESERRMRRFVSDASHELRTPLATIRGYGELYRMGALDTPDKVDDTMGRVEDAARRMGLLVNDLLELARLDEGRPLRSERVDLAAMAGDAAQDLVALDPERTVRVVGLDGDTPPPALVVTGDGDRLRQVMTNLVGNIARYTPAGSPAELALGTVVDDDVATRAHAVVEVRDHGPGVSPEQAERLFERFFRADSSRTRESGGSGLGLAIVAAIVGAHGGHVSTRTPDGGGLVVRVTLPLAGGAGSGAPAAASVG, from the coding sequence GTGAGCACGCCCGGCGCCGCGACCGCGCACGCCCCCGCCAGCACCCCCGCCAGCACCCCCGTCGACGACCTGGAGGCGGCCGTGTCGAGCACCGCGGACCCGGACGACGACCCGACGCCGCCGCACGTCCTGCGGCGCGTGTCGGCGTGGTTCGACGCCCTGCCGCTGCGCACGCGCCTCGTGGCGATCATCGCGGTGCTGCTGGCGGCCGGGCTGGGCGCGACGGGCGCGGTCACGCAGGCGTTCGTCTCGCACGCCCTCGTCCAGCAGGTCGACGACCAGCTCGTGCGGACGGCGAGCAGCAGCGGCCCCCTGGCCCAGACGATCCGCAACTCGGCCGCCGGGCCGGGCGAGTTCTACGTGCTGCTGCGCTTCTCCGCGGGCGGCAGCCAGCGGCTCGCGTGGGAGCCGACGATCAGCCTCAACGGCGAGCCGACGATCCCCGTGATGTCCGCGGACGAGGTCGCCGACCACGGCCTGGAGCCCTTCACGGTCCCGTCCCGCGGCGGCACCCACCCGACGGAGTGGCGGGTCGTCGCGCAGAACGTCTCGCTCGGCGGGCCCCTGCTCGACGGCATCGCGTTCATCGCGCTGCCCCTGTCGAGCGTGCACCAGGCCTCCGGCATCCTCGCGCGGACGCTCTTCGCGGCGGGCGCGGGCATCATCCTGCTCGGCGCGGGCGCCGCCTGGGTGCTGGTGCGCCGGTCGCTGCGCCCCCTGCGGGAGATCGAGACGACGGCGGCCGCGATCGCGGCGGGCGACTACACGCGCCGCGTGCCGGCCGCGGAGCCGACCACGGAGGTGGGCTCGCTGGGCACGTCGCTCAACGCGATGCTGGCCCAGATCGAGCGCGCCTTCGCCGACCGCGACGAGTCCGAGCGCCGCATGCGGCGGTTCGTCTCCGACGCGTCGCACGAGCTGCGCACGCCCCTGGCCACGATCCGGGGCTACGGCGAGCTCTACCGGATGGGCGCCCTCGACACGCCCGACAAGGTCGACGACACCATGGGCCGCGTCGAGGACGCCGCCCGCCGCATGGGCCTGCTGGTCAACGACCTGCTCGAGCTCGCGCGCCTCGACGAGGGCCGCCCCCTGCGCTCCGAGCGCGTCGACCTCGCCGCCATGGCCGGCGACGCCGCGCAGGACCTCGTGGCGCTCGACCCGGAGCGGACGGTCCGCGTCGTCGGCCTCGACGGCGACACGCCGCCGCCGGCGCTCGTGGTGACGGGCGACGGCGACCGGCTGCGGCAGGTGATGACCAACCTGGTCGGCAACATCGCGCGGTACACCCCCGCGGGCAGCCCGGCCGAGCTCGCGCTCGGCACCGTCGTCGACGACGACGTCGCCACGCGCGCGCACGCCGTCGTCGAGGTGCGCGACCACGGGCCAGGCGTCTCGCCGGAGCAGGCCGAGCGGCTCTTCGAGCGGTTCTTCCGCGCGGACTCGTCGCGCACGCGCGAGTCCGGCGGCTCCGGCCTGGGGCTCGCGATCGTCGCGGCGATCGTCGGCGCGCACGGCGGGCACGTGTCCACGCGGACGCCCGACGGCGGTGGCCTCGTGGTGCGGGTGACGCTGCCGCTCGCGGGCGGTGCCGGCTCCGGCGCGCCGGCGGCCGCGTCCGTGGGCTGA
- a CDS encoding WXG100 family type VII secretion target — MPGPSGQDDDGGPPRPAGQGTDMRYDVDSERVAQAGAAVNGSVAAIRGEVGAMMRHLQDLQATWHGGAASAFGGVMTQWQGAQAQVEQALDAVQAALANAARTYADAETQAARLFAAR; from the coding sequence GTGCCCGGACCGTCCGGGCAGGACGACGACGGCGGGCCGCCACGGCCCGCGGGACAGGGGACGGACATGCGGTACGACGTCGACAGCGAGCGGGTGGCGCAGGCGGGCGCGGCGGTGAACGGGTCGGTCGCGGCGATCCGGGGCGAGGTGGGGGCCATGATGCGGCACCTCCAGGACCTTCAGGCGACCTGGCACGGCGGGGCGGCGTCGGCGTTCGGGGGCGTGATGACGCAGTGGCAGGGCGCTCAGGCGCAGGTGGAGCAGGCCCTGGACGCGGTCCAGGCCGCCCTCGCGAACGCGGCCCGCACCTACGCGGACGCGGAGACCCAGGCGGCCCGCCTCTTCGCGGCCCGCTGA
- a CDS encoding HNH endonuclease — protein MDEQQGRCAICERPNEWQGTHLAFVLDHVDGDASNNRRENLRLVCPNCDSQLPTFKSRNRGNGRAWRQQRYADGKSY, from the coding sequence ATGGACGAGCAGCAGGGCCGGTGCGCCATCTGCGAGCGTCCGAACGAGTGGCAGGGCACGCATCTCGCCTTCGTGCTCGACCACGTCGACGGTGACGCCTCGAACAACCGCCGCGAGAACCTCCGTCTCGTCTGCCCGAACTGCGACAGCCAGCTCCCGACGTTCAAGAGCCGTAACCGCGGCAACGGCCGGGCGTGGCGGCAGCAGCGCTACGCAGACGGCAAGTCGTACTGA